Below is a genomic region from Vitis riparia cultivar Riparia Gloire de Montpellier isolate 1030 chromosome 5, EGFV_Vit.rip_1.0, whole genome shotgun sequence.
TCTCTGAAAGATTTGCATTTACATTGGGAATGGTGAGGCATCGCAGGACCTCAGCATTGAAGTCCTGAAAATGTACAACAGCTGCACCCTGATGCAAAAGATGGAGACACTTGACAAAGTGAAACATTTTCAAACCAACAGTCTTGGACAACAATGACCAACAAAACACACACTTTACCTCAAGGCAGGCCAAGATCCCTGGAAATCCATGACCACATCCAATCTGAAAACCCATAGAAAAAATTAAGTGATAAAAATGGAGAGTGCCAGCAAAAGAGAGCCTCATATCTCAGTTTATGTCCTCAATCGTCTCTAAAGAAGGGATACAAAACAGTCACTTGGAAAGGTAATGTGAGTTCTAAAGAAGAAAGAGGGAGCTCTATCATCCTCAAATTTTAGCAAATTGAATCCCCTTCCAGGAAGCCCAACGTAATCTTCTATAGCTACATCTACACTCTCCACTTTAAGCTTCCAAAGACTTCTAAGAATCAACTAGACTTGTGATGTGTGTGTAAGTGACTGCAAATTTAAAGTCCATCATATCATCTTACAACATTTTAAGTGCCAGTTAAAAATTGAGCCACTCCCAGAGTAAGATAAGTCCAACCCCATGTTATTCATGGCAGTTAACGCACAGAAAATCATGCAAGCAACAAGAACACACTGTGTGTCTCAAAGAGTTATATAATCATTTGAGATATGCGTGCCTTTTTCTGATAACAGGTGTCATAATCTTTAGAAATATGATAGGCAACCTCCACCACCAACAGAAAAAAAGGTCTTTATATAAACATTGGAGATTAGATAGGCAACTTCCACTACCTACTGTTTGTCACTATATTTTTCCAAGCCAATGGTTAGCTGTGTCCAGCTAGTGTTCATATATTAGGAACTTTGAGTATAACTTTCATCCAAAACATTATCAATAAGTTAAGTCTCTCCCTTTTGTAGTAATTCATCATATAATGTGTCCAAATCCTGTTGGAATAAGCTCCTCATACAGATCTCATTCCTAAATTCTTTTTCCCTTTGATCTCTAATGGATGAACAGGAActtttgaaataacaaaagCTTGGGCACAAAAGTGAAATACTTACTTTTGGAGGTGAGCATTGACattcataaattaaaactttccAAGAAAATCCCAAAGAAAGTTACCAAGACTTCAAATGTtagacatttgaaaattttgaacaatGTGGTACTTGTTGCTGAATAACCAATTCTCATTGGACATGTCTCATCTCAAAATACCAGCTCAACTTTAGTTTGACAAGTCTAAATCCCACATAACACAAACaccttgtttttctttactgCACACACATTAAATGTCATAAAATTAAACCCACCAATGCTCGACTCCATATGCCACGTCATAATTTAAATGTGAGCCTTGACAAACAAATTCCAACTCCAAAACTAAAACAAACCAGCTTTCATAATCCATTTAGCAATGCATAAACAATCAAGGTCAAGAACCCAGAATGCCAAAACTACAATATTCAAGCCAGTAATCAAGTTCGTATGTAAGCAAAAACTAAGCACTGAATATTGATGAAAGCTTTGCACGCTAAGTGGAACATGATTACCCATTGTTGGAGAGTATAAAATGATTCACCTGAGAATTAGTTGCTCACCTCTAAAACTCGCTTCCTGTAAAAGATAACCGCCCATTTTGAACCTCTGAGCGGAGTGCTTTAACTAAATCCAATGAACCTTCCCATAGTTTTAGGCCACCTAAATTTGCAATCACATGCAAGATTACATCATACACACAATTGACATGTTCTGATCATCAGCACAGAAActaaatttaacaaataaaataagctTCAAACAAAGGGAAGCAAAAGTGAGGAATTTTATATCTTACACACCTTCGTATTGTCCGGGGACTAAATCTGAATTGGAAAATGCAAAAACATCTTGCGTGTTCACCCTGCCCTAAAAGGAAAAGCAGCAGTTGGCTTCACCGCTTCTTGCAATCAACTTGAAATTTACAGATATTATTGAACCCAATAGAAATTTTCTGCTTGTATGCCGAGAAAATAGCCCcaaaaaggggggaaaataaaatataaatcttagattttccattattttggaccagaagtgaaaaaaaaaaaaaaactgcagctgataaattaatatgacttcattctttttattttgaactggaaacccaaaaaaactataaaacatAAAGGAACATAAAGGGTCAAAATCTTCCTTTCTCTATTCCTCGGTTTTCTCGGAAAACAAACgaaagagaaggaaagagaATACTACCTTCAGCAAAGTAAGTCCATTCAAATTCACACGCTCCACAGTGTACCTCACAGAGGACGAAACCGACTTGACATCAAAACAATCAATTAGAGATTAAATTAACCCAAAAAGTCcctaaacaaacaaaaaaaatttaaaaatttaaatcaaatacCTCTGTGAAAAGCACTTCGACACAAGGAGGTGGAGGAGGCGGCGGTGGAAGATGCGTCTCGGAGGAATCAAGAATCCCCAGACGAAATTGGGGGTTGTCATCGAAAGCTGATGAGAATAATTGAAACGTTTCGAAAGCTGGTTTCTGAGGATGAAATTAGAGGATAAGTGAAATgaaaagattgagaagatgggagaaagagagagtatGCAATGAGTACTTACCCCAGATTTTCCAGCCATCTACTTCTGCGTTTGTCTGTTGGCTTTGCCCTCACTCTCCGGCAGCCTACTATCAAACTGGCCTTTTACAAACCTGCTCGTAAATTCCCCACCGAATTTTGTTGGGACAATCGTGTGTTGGAACCAGTTGggctaaaaattaaactttggcCATAGCTCATTATTTAagcctaaaaataaaaaataaaaaaaaactgtaaaaattgagaagaagaacatggattttttatcttttcaaaaatgatatctattgactataaaaaaaaagtaaaaaaatattaatttaaattttattttttttataaacctcaataaaatttaatttaatttagtgatttgaaaaaaaatacacccttttttaaaaaaataaaaataaactattattattattatttaaaaatcaaacatcttggaaaatataaattttttcaaaattatgtatgtaaaaaataactaaaaatatgtcaaaattatttttttaaataatatatttttagaatatatttaaaaaaatagtttctaaaataataaattttcagaataattattaaaaaaaattaagataaaaaaatttatcaaatattgtgatagaaaatacttaaaatagttttaaaatgtatattagTCTCTTCACATAttatatcatttccatcaattatgcaatttttatgggtcaaatcttaatttttggacccAATTGGATTCAAAACACAATTGCCCTAATTTTGTTCGTGtgttaatgttttatttatttaacgatttttattcaaaatacttatatcttaaaaataatttaataaaaaattaaatatataaatactttttaaaaatatttaatctctatctataaaaataaaataaaatacttcataaaacttggaaaagattttattttaatttacaaaaaaaaaaatattactttatattttattacatgatgttatcttttcaaaattattattttaacttgacctttaattttaatttttaaataagtcaAACCGTAAAAATATTTTGCTCTCTCCTAAATTGAACTCCCATTTtgcggttttttttttcataatgtaTATAAACGcacttttcctttattattttaaataatattacggattttttctatttaaaatttttttatttataacatattataatatatcaaaaatGGGAATGGTATGATTTTTTAGTCACCCCACTTTGCCCATCCCTATAACTAAAAGGACTAGGGTTGAAAATGTTTATTACGAAataacatttcttttcctttaaatatttaaaggtttaagtgttgtttatttttttaattttttattgaaaacgatttgttttcaaattgcagataatttgttttttttaattaacttattatatatttttaacaattttaattgaataaaaaaaattaaaatatttaaggtatttttaaatattaaaaataactaattgatttttctttatttctaaatacttaataaaaattaaataacaaaaaaataacttaatacttaaaattattaaatactatttagttttaactgctatttaaaattaaatgaaaataacatatattaCCTGAAAGTTAATAGAACCGAAAGAGAAGGCAACCAAACAACACAAACCTAGTCCAACCCATAACTAACCTACAATGAAGGAATGTGATGTTCCTTATTAACCGTTTTTTTTCCCTGGacttttaaatatcaaattgttttttttttctatatatccaaactaaatatattataattttaatattaatgtatttttaaattttgtgtaTTATTATAGAATGTCAcaaaatatattatacatatattatttaaaaaaaacaatttgagtacttatattatttcttattttatcattttttgaagtttttctcaacataaattattatcaattttcatCGTATCGACATGTTTTGTGAAAATTTGTATTGATATTGCCTAATATATTGTATAATCTAACTACCAATATATAGGTAAAAACCAATatgtttgaatttaaaaaaaaaatcagttatGTGggatcaattaaaaaaaatttcataaaaataattataaaatttttaatgtaattaaaaattttaaagttttttaaaaattttagaataattaaagAATTGGATATATCATGCCAAGGTTGGTGTAAAAAATTCCTCCACCCATCCCAACCCCATCcgttgaatttatttatttataattattttttttggatgaaGATGGAAAAAGGTTCAAATAATTGTAACGTATTGATACCTAATTCACATCTCTAATCAAGACCCAAAGTTCTAACAAAcctgaaaaaatatttaaaaaaattaagtaaaaagttATCCTAtcaagtaaaaagtaaaaaaattaaggcCCTAATTTTGAAGTTTAGAATACAAAGTACGCTCCATTAAGACTTGCAATGATGATGTGGCTAGGTATTCCTCATGTTTCTCCTTACTTTTGgaatatatcataatatcttCTATAAACACAATGATAAATTGGGCTAAATAGGGCTCAAAAAAACTCGATCATTAATTTCGGCATTGGTTAATTCAAATGGTATAACTAAGAATTCATAATGTCTATACCTAGTATGAAAAGTTGTCTTTGACAATACTTGATTATTTTATCCTCGATTGAGATACCCTCATATCAAGTCAATCTTTGAAAAATACATAGCACCcttcaattgatcaaacaaGCCATCAATCCTAAGCAAAGGATATTTGTTATTAATAGTGACACGGTTatgtttttttgtaattaatacATAACTTCAAAGTATCATtcttctttctaaaaaaaaaaaaaaag
It encodes:
- the LOC117914290 gene encoding LOW QUALITY PROTEIN: histidine protein methyltransferase 1 homolog (The sequence of the model RefSeq protein was modified relative to this genomic sequence to represent the inferred CDS: inserted 1 base in 1 codon), with protein sequence MAGKSGKPAFETFQLFSSAFDDNPQFRLGILDSSETHLPPPPPPPPCVEVLFTESVSSSVRYTVERVNLNGLTLLKGRVNTQDVFAFSNSDLVPGQYEGGLKLWEGSLDLVKALRSEVQNGRLSFTGXRVLEIGCGHGFPGILACLEGAAVVHFQDFNAEVLRCLTIPNVNANLSEKSSSLATNATEVRCFAGDWSEIHQLLPHACDNEKDQTCMTGQSTAGYDIILMAETVYSISALPTLYELIKKTMSRPHGVVYMAAKKHYFGVGGGSRRFLSVVEKDGIMVASLVAEVTDGSSNVREVWKFSFK